From the Euphorbia lathyris chromosome 6, ddEupLath1.1, whole genome shotgun sequence genome, one window contains:
- the LOC136234184 gene encoding uncharacterized protein, whose translation MRIFNLPFSLKKKSESSFDCPRNVKKSEQKFLSGQRMVKKPGKNSCPDMSASMDFPETHNNYCIMSPPKTLFSYSDKLGLHGKEELVRHFQSSVFECESDDHVFVISTRFTDFFSVEACCEQETEERLLIRLSNPDCILRCVGWVTVQVRTHKLKSVSSS comes from the exons atgaGAATCTTTAATCTTCCTTTTTCTCTTAAAAAGAAATCTGAATCTAGCTTTGATTGTCCAAGAAATGTAAAGAAATCTGAACAGAAATTCTTATCAG gacaAAGGATGGTCAAGAAACCAGGAAAAAATTCTTGTCCAGATATGAGTGCTTCAATGGATTTTCCTGAAACTCATAACAATTATTGCATAATGTCGCCGCCGAAAACTTTATTCTCATACTCAGACAAATTAGGACTGCAC GGAAAGGAGGAGCTGGTGAGGCACTTCCAGAGCTCAGTGTTTGAGTGTGAATCAGATGATCATGTGTTTG TTATAAGCACAAgatttactgattttttctCAGTGGAGGCATGTTGTGAACAAGAGACAGAGGAGAGACTCCTAATAAGATTAAGCAACCCGGATTGTATTTTAAG GTGTGTTGGATGGGTTACCGTCCAAGTGAGGACGCACAAATTGAaaagtgtttcttcttcttag